In the Campylobacter sp. MIT 12-8780 genome, one interval contains:
- a CDS encoding pseudoazurin, protein MKKTLAMLAMVGVSALFAAEHEVKMLNKGADGIMVFEPAYVKAAAGDTITFVATDPTHNVKSVLVPDGASSFQSPGGTVKKGEKYSVKLDKEGVYVYECVPHTPMGMVGLIQVGKAVNADKVNDGLFKPAKAKERFNKYAAQIQK, encoded by the coding sequence ATGAAAAAAACTTTAGCAATGCTTGCTATGGTAGGCGTTAGTGCTCTTTTTGCAGCCGAACATGAAGTAAAGATGCTTAATAAAGGTGCTGATGGCATTATGGTTTTTGAACCAGCTTATGTCAAAGCAGCTGCAGGTGATACTATCACTTTTGTGGCTACTGATCCAACTCACAATGTTAAAAGTGTGCTTGTTCCAGATGGTGCTTCAAGTTTTCAAAGTCCGGGTGGAACAGTAAAAAAAGGTGAAAAATACAGCGTAAAGCTTGATAAAGAAGGCGTATATGTATATGAATGCGTCCCTCACACTCCAATGGGTATGGTAGGACTCATTCAAGTTGGAAAAGCTGTTAATGCTGATAAGGTAAATGATGGCTTATTTAAACCAGCAAAGGCAAAAGAAAGATTTAATAAATACGCTGCTCAAATTCAAAAATAA
- a CDS encoding UPF0323 family lipoprotein yields MKHIKKIAKLTMIAGLSAVAAGALIACNDGGTRAEDMSQNAQQGAFVIIEEVAKGEYKIKEQFPSAETRVVLQELNGTERVLTKAEMDALLKQEEAKIDNGTSKLTQENAQMSGGGLSLGEALLASAAGAIIGSWIGSKLFNNQNFANNQRGAFSNQSAYQRSMNSFNSQNARAGSSSRSGFFGGGSKAASSSSSSFGS; encoded by the coding sequence ATGAAACACATCAAAAAAATAGCCAAACTTACCATGATAGCAGGACTGAGTGCGGTTGCAGCTGGAGCTTTGATAGCTTGCAATGATGGAGGAACTAGGGCAGAGGATATGAGCCAAAATGCCCAGCAAGGTGCCTTTGTCATTATAGAAGAAGTTGCAAAAGGCGAGTATAAGATCAAAGAACAATTCCCAAGTGCTGAAACTAGAGTGGTTTTACAAGAACTTAATGGCACTGAAAGAGTGCTTACTAAAGCAGAAATGGACGCCTTGCTTAAACAAGAAGAAGCTAAAATTGATAATGGCACTTCAAAGCTTACTCAAGAAAACGCCCAAATGAGCGGAGGTGGTTTAAGCTTAGGAGAAGCCTTACTTGCTAGTGCAGCTGGAGCTATCATAGGTTCTTGGATAGGCTCAAAACTTTTTAATAATCAAAATTTTGCCAACAATCAAAGAGGAGCTTTTTCAAATCAAAGTGCCTATCAAAGAAGTATGAATAGCTTTAACAGCCAAAACGCAAGGGCTGGTTCAAGCTCAAGATCAGGCTTTTTTGGAGGCGGTTCAAAGGCAGCAAGTTCAAGTTCAAGCAGCTTTGGCTCTTAA
- a CDS encoding glutathionylspermidine synthase family protein, which translates to MNFLRVKALEKSYLESIGFSWHTDNDGSEYLSNELVQVSQKEANAYYEAVNELYDMVVAAAQEVIDKNRFDELGIPFNLIDAIKMSWENEVHWHLYSRFDLAGGLDSKPIKLIEFNADTPTSLFETAILQWAILKQNALDESLQFNSLYESLMDNFKRLVTLEESVEGFEQYYQGWKILFSSIAGSHEDEITTKLLAHIAKEAGFESDFSFIDEVEFSPEGIFKNGINFEYFFKLIPWENIAIEEGELAMLLTQIMQNQKAIILNPAYTLLFQSKGILKVLWELYPNHPLLLETSDKPLVGKKCVKKPVFGREGANISIIEADGSISFETGGEYANNKFIYQEFVEFNEHEGQKYQAGVFFAYEGCGLGFRKGGLVLDNFAKFVGHIIKA; encoded by the coding sequence ATGAATTTTTTAAGAGTAAAAGCCCTTGAAAAAAGCTATTTAGAAAGCATAGGTTTTAGCTGGCACACCGATAATGATGGCAGTGAGTATCTTTCAAATGAGCTAGTGCAAGTGAGTCAAAAAGAAGCAAATGCGTATTATGAAGCGGTAAATGAGCTTTATGATATGGTTGTGGCTGCAGCTCAAGAAGTGATTGATAAGAACCGCTTTGATGAGTTAGGCATTCCTTTTAACTTAATTGATGCTATTAAGATGAGCTGGGAAAATGAGGTGCATTGGCATTTGTATTCTCGCTTTGATCTAGCTGGTGGGCTTGATAGCAAGCCAATTAAGCTTATAGAGTTTAACGCTGATACTCCAACCAGTCTTTTTGAAACAGCGATTTTACAATGGGCGATTTTAAAGCAAAATGCTCTTGATGAAAGCTTGCAATTTAACAGCCTTTATGAAAGCTTGATGGATAATTTTAAAAGACTTGTTACTCTTGAAGAAAGCGTTGAGGGCTTTGAGCAGTATTATCAGGGCTGGAAAATCCTTTTTTCAAGTATAGCTGGTTCTCATGAAGATGAGATCACCACTAAGCTTTTAGCTCATATTGCTAAAGAAGCTGGCTTTGAGAGCGATTTTAGTTTTATTGATGAGGTGGAGTTTAGCCCAGAGGGAATTTTCAAAAATGGTATCAATTTTGAATATTTCTTTAAGCTTATCCCTTGGGAAAATATAGCCATAGAAGAAGGCGAGCTAGCCATGCTTTTAACGCAGATCATGCAAAATCAAAAGGCGATTATCTTAAATCCAGCCTATACCTTACTTTTTCAAAGCAAGGGCATATTAAAAGTGTTATGGGAGCTTTATCCAAACCATCCTTTGCTTTTAGAAACTAGCGATAAGCCTTTAGTGGGTAAAAAATGCGTGAAAAAGCCTGTTTTTGGTAGAGAAGGAGCAAATATAAGCATAATAGAAGCAGATGGTTCTATCAGCTTTGAAACAGGGGGCGAGTATGCAAATAATAAATTCATCTATCAAGAATTTGTGGAGTTTAACGAACATGAGGGACAAAAATACCAAGCTGGAGTATTTTTTGCCTATGAGGGCTGTGGTTTAGGCTTTAGAAAAGGCGGCTTGGTGCTTGATAATTTTGCTAAATTTGTAGGACATATCATAAAGGCATAA